Genomic window (Croceicoccus sp. Ery15):
ATTTCCTAAACCCGAACGGCGATCCCCTGCCAGCTAATGCCTCCGCCCTGCGGCGCATTCAGCAGATTGTCCCTGCTTTTTATCTTGCGGCGCTCAGAGATGCGGCTCGCGAGTTTCGATCAAACGGGGCTTTTTGGGGACCCTTCGTCAAATCGCTAAAGATTGATCCCGATATAAGGGAAGAGATTGAAGCTGAAATTGCACAACTCAATCAGAGGGTTCTCGATGCACATACTGGCTTTGATGCCGTAAAGGCACGGCTTGGGCAATCTGCTCAGTTGGTGCCTCTTGGCGGAGCTGACGATCCTGTCAGCATCGATGCGTTACCCAGCCGAGTATTTGACATACTCGCGAGAACTCAAGTTTTGCTCTCAGGGGTATCAGGTGCGCGCCTTCCCCTCGCGCAGCACGGTGAGGGAACTCAGAGCTTGGCTGTAATTTGTCTTTTCGATGCATTTCTCGATGCTCGCCTGGTTGGTGAGTATGGCGAGGACGCTGTCCCCATCTTGACCCTAGAGGAGCCGGAAGCGCATCTGCACCCATCGGCGGTGCGTGCGGTCGGTCAGCTGATCTCCCGGTTGGGAGGGCAAAAAATCATCACTACCCATTCCGGAGACTTGCTTGCTTCCGTTCCATTGAAAAGCTTGCGGCGTCTGCGACGGGTCGGAAATGAGATCGACGTCTTCAAGATTGAGGACGGCATGATCGATGAGCCCACATTGAGTCGCTTGGACCATCAGATTCGACGTCTCCGTGGCTCCATACTTTTTGCACGGGTGTGGCTGTTGGTGGAGGGTGAAACCGATGAGGTCATTATCCAGGAGGCAGCACGTGTTGCAGGTATTGATCTCTTCGCCGCCGGCGTAGGTTGCTTCAAGTTTACCGAGCTCGGTATTGAACCGTATATTCGTTTGGCTGACGCCCTTGGAATTCACTGGATTTGCGTCTCAGACGGAGATCCAGCGGGTCATGTCAACGGCGGCGTAAAAGTCGTCCATTGGGCGGAGCAAAACCAGGCCACTTGATCCGGGTGTTGGCGAGCGCCGGGAGGGCGTAGCCCGAGCGGGGGTCGCCAACACCCGGATTGCCGTTTCTGTCAGGGGTTGGGACGTGCTTTGCGTGCCTGGCTCTGGGCCAGGCGATAGCTCTCGCCGTTCATCTCGAGGATGCTGACGTGGTGGGTGAGCCGGTCGAGGAGCGCGCCTGTCAGGCGCTCGGAACCGAACGTCTCGGTCCATTCGTCGAACGGCAGGTTGCTGGTGATCAGCGTCGAGCCGCGTTCGTAGCGCTGTGAGATCAGCTCGAACAGCAGTTCCGCGCCGGTTTTGGAGAGGGGCACGAACCCCAGCTCATCGATGATGAGAAGCTTATAGCCGGTCATCTGCTTGTGTAAGCGCAGTAGGCGGCGTTCGTCGCGTGCCTCCATCATCTCGCTGACCAGCGCGGAAGCAGTGATGAACCCGACCGTCAGGCCCTTCTGGCAGGCCGCCAGGCCAAGACCGATCGCGACATGGGTCTTGCCGGTCC
Coding sequences:
- a CDS encoding ATP-dependent endonuclease; this encodes MIISKLKIDNFRGITALEIDFDQTTVVFGSNNTGKSTVLAAIQMVLGRAVGRRSAAFSEYDFHLDQDGQPTDAAPIKIELTFKETEPDDWSDAMVQQLGPVVGIGGDGLQIVTLRLSGRYDEAIGSFVSAFDFLNPNGDPLPANASALRRIQQIVPAFYLAALRDAAREFRSNGAFWGPFVKSLKIDPDIREEIEAEIAQLNQRVLDAHTGFDAVKARLGQSAQLVPLGGADDPVSIDALPSRVFDILARTQVLLSGVSGARLPLAQHGEGTQSLAVICLFDAFLDARLVGEYGEDAVPILTLEEPEAHLHPSAVRAVGQLISRLGGQKIITTHSGDLLASVPLKSLRRLRRVGNEIDVFKIEDGMIDEPTLSRLDHQIRRLRGSILFARVWLLVEGETDEVIIQEAARVAGIDLFAAGVGCFKFTELGIEPYIRLADALGIHWICVSDGDPAGHVNGGVKVVHWAEQNQAT
- the istB gene encoding IS21-like element helper ATPase IstB, which gives rise to MSSQAPELLLASHLKTLKLPTFLREHDKLARQCAAEGVDHVRYLARLVELELIDRERRMVERRIKAARFPAAKSLDSFDFAAIPKLNKMQVLELARCDWITRRENVIALGPSGTGKTHVAIGLGLAACQKGLTVGFITASALVSEMMEARDERRLLRLHKQMTGYKLLIIDELGFVPLSKTGAELLFELISQRYERGSTLITSNLPFDEWTETFGSERLTGALLDRLTHHVSILEMNGESYRLAQSQARKARPNP